CATCGCAGAACTGAAACTATACATTTCAACTTTTAAACTTTAGCAGTGGCCGCACCGGCATCCAGGtcgccatcaacaacctgtATAATATCCTCATTattcattttttttaacaTTTCCTCAGGATTGAATGTTTCCACCTGAGTGGACTTAAACTTACGGGCACTGGTACCGTTTTTGAATAGGATGTCCAGTTCAGCATAAGTTCTTCCTTTTGTTTCTGGGAACTCGAACCAGATGTAGATCAGTGAGCAAACAGACAAGCCTGCCCATAAAAGGGCTGCTTTTGCTTTCCAGTTCCAAGCAGTCGGATTCAGCATGTATGGAGTGACAATGGAGAGCGGGATTTGAGACAGATTGTACCAGTTTCTTGCAAGGGCAACTGTCTTGGCACGCACCGTTGACGAAGGGATTTCTGCAACCGTACAGTAGGTGATAGGACCGATGGATGAGTCGTAGACAAAAGTGAAGACAAGGAGCAACGAACCAATTGCCCAAGACGCACTGCTCGATGAAGAGAAGCCCAAACCTCCGACAATTATCAGGATGCATGTGTTTATGCTAAGACCCAAGAAATAGATGTCGAAACGGCCCATTTTTTGCGACAGCAGCCACGAGGCAATTGTTCCAAGAAGACCCAGTGCATATTGGATGATAGAGAAAGTGAAAGACATACCGCTATCAAGTCCTGCCTGGATGTAAAAGTAGGTCGAATAGCCCATCAAGACAGATCCAGTGATATTCTGGATGAGCCAGATCATGGAGGCAATCCTTGTTCTTCTGAAGTTGCCGTGTTTGAAGCAGTCAAGGTACGAGACATTGGATGTGCGCGCAGACTCTTCCTTGATGGTTAGTTGCATTTTGTTCAGCATTGCCTCGGCTAGCGGAGCAACGTCTGGCACCTCGGTGTTTGGACTCAAAAGTCTCATGATACTTCTCTTGGCTTCTGCGTCCCGGTTCTTTTTAACCAGCCACCAGGGCGACTCCGGGGCCAGGTAGATTCCAATCATGATTGGCACAGGCCAGATCCACTGAACGGCGAAAGGAATTTTGTATGACCACTCGTTGGTCAGGGTCATAGTGCCTCTCAGCAAACAAGCAGCAATTAACTGTCCGATAACCCAGCACGCATTGACATAAGTGGTAAGGTAGATTCTCAGGACAACGGGACAGACTTCAGAGGCGTATGACACTGTAAGAGTCTGGAATGCACCCCAGACAATACCACAGAGCAGCTCGCCGGCAAGCAGCATCTGCACGTCGACCGCAAAGAAAAGAATGAAGATTAAACCCACAACGGCTGCCATGAAGCATATCAACGTACGTCTGTATCCCCATTTCTCGGCAACAAGACCTGCAATGTACAGTCCGACAATTTCACCGACATAAGTCGACATCGAAAGCGACGTCTGCCACTTGGCAGGGACCTGGTACTCGTCAATTTCCGGGTAGTACTGGCCGTATTTTTTGGCGAAAGATTGCATCGAGTACAAACTATTCAAGAGCATGGTATCGTATCCTTCCATGATGATGGCTGTGGAAAGCACAATCGACCAGCAGGCAGCTTTCGGGAAAGTTTTCAGACCTTCCTTCAGCGACAtgtgtttttcttgatgcTCATTATTCTGGGCATTCGTCGAAATCTCCACGAATCTGGCAATGTAGTCGTTGAAAGCACCACTTCCATCATCACTGTCAGAAAGAGTGTTAATTTTCTTTGTGATGTCTGGAATGACTTCCACTTCTTCAGGCTTCTCGATGTTTTCGACGAACTCAGGCATGCTGATGGATACTAGTGTGTCGAGAATATATCAACTATATATAGTCCTAATGCCACACAAATATGACGTGGGGAGATGCTTGCCCATTCTTAATCCGGCTGAATTTTGGTGCGTGATCGCGGCCCAAGTTtgcttccagaaagagcttAGAATAATGCTTTTTACCTTTGATGAATGCTCGCGAGTGCTCGTTTTAATTACCCCATACGCATTGTTGCAGTATGCAAGCACCATTGCAAATCACGCATGGAAGAATTCTGCAAACACGTATAGCCCCGCGTtgttgaggaggaggactTAGTGTAAGACCATAAAGCTGTGTATTATGGTGAGCTCTGTTGTCTGGTGACCCTCTGTTTTGGCCACGCCTTGGAAAACACACTCTGGCAAATCCTCATTTTTGTGCATGAGATTCGAGCCAACAGCACAATAGGACGCTCGCGGCCTATTGCTCCACGAAATAATTGCGAAATCTAAATTATGACGCAAGGCTGAGAGATTCTGGCACGCCGCATTTGCGGGGAAATAATAATCGGGGAATTTTCCGGGGTTCGGGATGGGGCTTGGAAAGAAGGTTCAACACAGACCAAAACAACTTGGCAATGCACGCAGACGTTTATGCGATACCCCGAGCCAGCTTAGGACGAGTtagatgaagaagagccCCGCAAAAAGAGTTTCGGCGCGTTGGACAAACATTGATACTCCACGGCAAATTAACTACAGTTCCGTGTATGCGGATAGGGATATCTTCGGGAGTATCGCAATAGAAAGCAGGCACTGTGCAGATTACGCGACATGATAGCTTTGTATGTTCTACAGACTCTGCCGTACCACTCTACATATAATGTGAGAGCTCTGCAGCGTCGTAATGAACACTTGGGTTATACAAGTTTCCTAAGAGCCCTTTGACGTTGATTGCTCTGGCTTCCCTACGGGCTCTCATGTGGTTCAAGTGACTCCGCAGTGGCTAGCAAGCGTGGGGGTCAATTACGTCACTTCTATTCATGTACCCCAGACTCAATTGTTGGCAGTTATTTCAGCGAGAATTAAATGTGCAAATTAATTCTCGCTCAAATAAATTAGGCCGTGATTTAATACTCGCTGAAACAGGATCTTGTCTGGGGTACAGATAACAATCAAATAACTATTATGGACGTGCATAGGAGGTGGAGCCCATGACGCAAACGGAAATCCTCTTTTTATTTTCGGGAAGTTAGGAGGATACCAAAGCGTCGCGCTCGCTAAAGTGATGAGAATGTCTTTAGTAAGCTCAAGCCATATAAAGACCCTCCGCCTccacaatttttttatccCTCTTGACAATATTAATTCCTTATGACTATCGAGTCTCAAGAACCTTGGTGGAAATCCGCCGTTGTTTACCAAGTTTGGCCTGCTTCCTTCAAAGACTCCAACGGAGACGGTATTGGAGACTTAAACGGAATCACTTCCGAGCTCGACCATATCAAATCCCTTGGTACTGATGTGATCTGGCTTTCTCCGCACTATGCTTCGCCATTGGACGATATGGGATACGATATTTCTGACTACAATGCCATCAACCCTCAATTTGGCACTATGGAGGACATGGACAGACTGCTTgccgagatcaagaagaGAGACATGAGATTGATTCTGGACCTCGTTATTAACCACACCTCGTCTGAGCACGCTTGGTTCAAGGAGTCTAGATCTAGCAGAGACAATCCAAAGAGAGATTGGTACATTTGGAAGGACAATGCCAACAACTGGCTTtcctttttctctggtTCTGCATGGGCTTATGACGAAAAGACTAAGCAATACTACCTTCGCCTGTTTGCTGAGACTCAGCCTGATTTGAACTGGGAGAACCCAGAGACCCGTGAAGCCATTTACAAATCTGCTCTTGAGTTTTGGTACGAGAAGGGCGTTTCTGGTTTCAGAATCGACACTGCTGGCCTCTACTCAAAAGTCCAGACTTTTGAGGATGCGCCAATCACCTTCCCAGGTGAGAAATACCAGCCGGCTGGTCCACTCATCAACTCCGGTCCACGTATTCACGAGTTCCACAAAGAGATGTACGAGAAAGTGACTTCCAGGTATGATGCCATGACTGTCGGAGAAGTTGGTCACTGCTCCAAGGCAGATGCTCTCAAGTACGTCTCTGCAAAAGAAAAGGAGATGAACATGATGTTCCTGTTCGACACTGTTGACGTTGGATCCGACAAGAGCGACCGTTTTAGATACAAAGGCTTCAACTTGACCGACTTCAAGGATGCCATCATCAACCAGTCAGAATTCATCTTTGATGACGAGACCGGTGAGCTGAATGACGCATGGTCCACCGTTTTTATCGAGAACCACGACCAACCACGCTGTGTCACAAGGTTCGGAAACACCTCCAACAAACTgttttggagcagatcTGCAAAGATGCTGGCACTGTTGCAGACAACCTTGACCGGCACTCTGTTTGTGTACCAAGGTCAAGAGATTGGTATGACAAATGTTTCACCGAAATGGGATATTTCAGAGTATTTGGATATCAACACCATTAACTACTGGAACGCGTTCAACGAGACCGAGCACTCTGATGAGGAGAaggccgagctgctgaagatCATCAATTTGCTGGCAAGAGACAATGCAAGGACTCCAGTTCAGTGGGACTCTTCTGAAAACGGTGGTTTCGGTGGTAAGCCTTGGATGAGAATCAACGACAACTACAAAGACATCAACGTTGCTTCGCAGAAAGATGACCCTAACTCTGTGCTCAACTTTTACAGAAATGCCATCAAGACCAGAAAGCTTTATCCTG
This window of the Ogataea parapolymorpha DL-1 chromosome VII, whole genome shotgun sequence genome carries:
- a CDS encoding General alpha-glucoside permease, encoding MPEFVENIEKPEEVEVIPDITKKINTLSDSDDGSGAFNDYIARFVEISTNAQNNEHQEKHMSLKEGLKTFPKAACWSIVLSTAIIMEGYDTMLLNSLYSMQSFAKKYGQYYPEIDEYQVPAKWQTSLSMSTYVGEIVGLYIAGLVAEKWGYRRTLICFMAAVVGLIFILFFAVDVQMLLAGELLCGIVWGAFQTLTVSYASEVCPVVLRIYLTTYVNACWVIGQLIAACLLRGTMTLTNEWSYKIPFAVQWIWPVPIMIGIYLAPESPWWLVKKNRDAEAKRSIMRLLSPNTEVPDVAPLAEAMLNKMQLTIKEESARTSNVSYLDCFKHGNFRRTRIASMIWLIQNITGSVLMGYSTYFYIQAGLDSGMSFTFSIIQYALGLLGTIASWLLSQKMGRFDIYFLGLSINTCILIIVGGLGFSSSSSASWAIGSLLLVFTFVYDSSIGPITYCTVAEIPSSTVRAKTVALARNWYNLSQIPLSIVTPYMLNPTAWNWKAKAALLWAGLSVCSLIYIWFEFPETKGRTYAELDILFKNGTSARKFKSTQVETFNPEEMLKKMNNEDIIQVVDGDLDAGAATAKV
- a CDS encoding Alpha-glucosidase, giving the protein MTIESQEPWWKSAVVYQVWPASFKDSNGDGIGDLNGITSELDHIKSLGTDVIWLSPHYASPLDDMGYDISDYNAINPQFGTMEDMDRLLAEIKKRDMRLILDLVINHTSSEHAWFKESRSSRDNPKRDWYIWKDNANNWLSFFSGSAWAYDEKTKQYYLRLFAETQPDLNWENPETREAIYKSALEFWYEKGVSGFRIDTAGLYSKVQTFEDAPITFPGEKYQPAGPLINSGPRIHEFHKEMYEKVTSRYDAMTVGEVGHCSKADALKYVSAKEKEMNMMFLFDTVDVGSDKSDRFRYKGFNLTDFKDAIINQSEFIFDDETGELNDAWSTVFIENHDQPRCVTRFGNTSNKLFWSRSAKMLALLQTTLTGTLFVYQGQEIGMTNVSPKWDISEYLDINTINYWNAFNETEHSDEEKAELLKIINLLARDNARTPVQWDSSENGGFGGKPWMRINDNYKDINVASQKDDPNSVLNFYRNAIKTRKLYPETLTFGRFEVQDYDNQEVFYYTKTSNKGQKKMAVVLNFTDREVEYPIPQGKLLLSNIANNITGKLQPYEGRLIEVN